In Ciconia boyciana chromosome 3, ASM3463844v1, whole genome shotgun sequence, a genomic segment contains:
- the ABRACL gene encoding costars family protein ABRACL isoform X3, which produces MNVEHEISLLVEEIRRLGTKNADGQVSVKFGVLFADEKCANLFEALVGTLKAAKRRKIVTYQGELLLQGVHDNVDIMLLQD; this is translated from the exons ATGAATGTGGAACATGAAATTAGCCTCTTAGTTGAGGAGATTCGGCGGCTGGGAACCAAAA ATGCTGATGGACAAGTGAGCGTGAAATTTGGTGTGCTCTTTGCTGATGAAAAGTGTGCCAACCTCTTTGAAGCCCTAGTGGGAACTCTTAAGGCTGCAAAACGACGGAAGATTGTCACTTACCAAGGGGAGCTACTTTTACAAGGTGTTCATGACAACGTTGATATCATGCTACTGCAGGACTGA
- the ABRACL gene encoding costars family protein ABRACL isoform X2: MGETTMNVEHEISLLVEEIRRLGTKNADGQVSVKFGVLFADEKCANLFEALVGTLKAAKRRKIVTYQGELLLQGVHDNVDIMLLQD, from the exons ATGGGAGAG aCCACAATGAATGTGGAACATGAAATTAGCCTCTTAGTTGAGGAGATTCGGCGGCTGGGAACCAAAA ATGCTGATGGACAAGTGAGCGTGAAATTTGGTGTGCTCTTTGCTGATGAAAAGTGTGCCAACCTCTTTGAAGCCCTAGTGGGAACTCTTAAGGCTGCAAAACGACGGAAGATTGTCACTTACCAAGGGGAGCTACTTTTACAAGGTGTTCATGACAACGTTGATATCATGCTACTGCAGGACTGA
- the ABRACL gene encoding costars family protein ABRACL isoform X1, with product MLLNEKLDKLQLTLSKTTMNVEHEISLLVEEIRRLGTKNADGQVSVKFGVLFADEKCANLFEALVGTLKAAKRRKIVTYQGELLLQGVHDNVDIMLLQD from the exons ATGCTGCTGAATGAAAAATTGGATAAACTGCAACTGACTTTATCTAAG aCCACAATGAATGTGGAACATGAAATTAGCCTCTTAGTTGAGGAGATTCGGCGGCTGGGAACCAAAA ATGCTGATGGACAAGTGAGCGTGAAATTTGGTGTGCTCTTTGCTGATGAAAAGTGTGCCAACCTCTTTGAAGCCCTAGTGGGAACTCTTAAGGCTGCAAAACGACGGAAGATTGTCACTTACCAAGGGGAGCTACTTTTACAAGGTGTTCATGACAACGTTGATATCATGCTACTGCAGGACTGA